A genomic region of Pseudomonas abietaniphila contains the following coding sequences:
- a CDS encoding EAL domain-containing protein — protein MKQKRILEKPRLLGIVWPFIAVVLLQALLGCVSLYMMSAVRSYVGGESLWSKGQKDAIYYLNLYANSRDEINYLKYQQAIAIPQGGHDLRVAMDQPVPDIARATAGILQGGNHPDDAQGIIWLYLNFRHFSYLEKAIDRWKIGDNYLVQLDEVAREMHGRILEGTATNGDVLAWRQRINAINEGVTPAAMAFSNALGEGSRVILRILLAVNLATAVLLIILALLRTHKLLEQRHAFATALQMEKERAQITLESIGDGVITTDVDGAIAYMNPAAEQMTHWKTDQAVGLPLAALFNLLDENDQKDSSTLIEHILGGKLGGGSENSKLIQRLDGSTVSVALVGSPIRTEGKVSGAVLVLHDMTQERQYIANLSWQATHDALTGLANRREFEYRLELALNGLTHLPGRHAVMFLDLDQFKLVNDTSGHAAGDELLRHICALLQQGIREGDTLARLGGDEFGILLEHCSPEAAEKIAEGLRQTVESLHFVWKGRPFMTTVSVGLVHVSDAPTTLEASLRAADMACYMAKEKGRNRVQVYHDDDSELSTRFGEMAWIQRLHMALEDNRFCLYSQEIAALSRDAAHSNGHVEILLRLRDESGRMILPDSFIPAAERYGMMTTLDRWVVQNVFKIIADCLMDNHRTGPMATCAINLSGTSIGDDAFLEYLRQQFQIYAIPPELICFEITETSAIANLGSAIRFINELKSLGCRFSLDDFCAGMSSFAYLKHLPVDYLKIDGSFVKDMLDDPVNRAMVEVINHIGHVMGKQTIAEFVESPQIEQALLEIGVDYAQGYVIERPQLFTCECLHARPARQTPMLFSAPGTFR, from the coding sequence ATGAAGCAAAAGCGGATCCTGGAGAAGCCTCGTCTTCTCGGTATCGTTTGGCCATTTATCGCGGTGGTGCTGCTGCAGGCGCTGCTCGGCTGCGTCAGCCTGTACATGATGTCGGCTGTGCGCAGTTATGTTGGCGGGGAAAGCCTTTGGTCCAAGGGCCAGAAGGACGCTATCTATTATTTGAATCTCTATGCCAACAGTCGCGACGAGATCAACTACCTGAAATACCAGCAGGCCATCGCCATCCCCCAGGGCGGACACGACCTGCGAGTGGCGATGGATCAACCGGTTCCCGACATAGCACGCGCGACTGCAGGCATCCTGCAGGGTGGTAACCATCCTGACGATGCGCAGGGCATCATCTGGCTCTATCTCAATTTCCGGCATTTCAGCTATCTGGAGAAGGCCATCGATCGTTGGAAGATCGGTGACAACTACCTCGTTCAACTCGATGAAGTCGCCCGCGAAATGCACGGCCGCATTCTCGAAGGCACCGCCACCAACGGCGACGTGCTGGCCTGGCGGCAGCGGATCAACGCGATCAACGAGGGCGTGACGCCCGCGGCCATGGCCTTCAGCAACGCGCTGGGCGAGGGGTCGCGCGTCATTTTGCGAATCCTGCTGGCGGTGAACCTCGCCACGGCGGTGCTGCTGATTATCCTGGCGCTGCTGCGCACCCACAAACTGCTTGAGCAGCGCCATGCCTTTGCCACGGCGTTGCAGATGGAGAAGGAGCGGGCGCAAATCACGCTGGAGTCTATTGGCGACGGCGTGATCACCACCGATGTCGATGGCGCCATCGCGTACATGAACCCGGCGGCCGAGCAGATGACGCACTGGAAAACCGACCAGGCGGTCGGACTTCCCCTGGCGGCGCTGTTCAACCTGCTCGATGAGAACGACCAGAAAGACAGCTCCACCCTGATCGAGCACATTCTCGGCGGCAAGTTGGGCGGTGGCAGTGAAAACTCAAAACTGATTCAGCGGCTTGACGGCAGTACGGTGTCGGTGGCGCTGGTCGGCTCGCCCATTCGCACCGAAGGCAAGGTCAGCGGCGCCGTCCTGGTGCTGCACGACATGACCCAGGAGCGGCAGTACATCGCCAATCTGTCGTGGCAGGCAACCCACGATGCCCTGACGGGCTTGGCCAACCGTCGCGAATTTGAATACCGACTGGAATTGGCGCTGAATGGACTGACTCACCTGCCGGGACGCCACGCGGTAATGTTCCTGGACCTGGATCAGTTCAAGCTGGTCAACGACACCAGCGGCCACGCGGCGGGCGATGAGCTGCTCAGGCACATCTGTGCATTGCTGCAACAGGGCATTCGGGAGGGAGACACACTGGCGCGTCTGGGCGGCGACGAGTTCGGCATTCTGCTCGAGCATTGTTCACCGGAGGCTGCCGAGAAGATCGCCGAAGGCCTGCGTCAGACGGTCGAGAGCCTGCATTTTGTCTGGAAGGGGCGACCGTTCATGACGACCGTCAGCGTCGGCCTGGTTCATGTGTCTGACGCGCCTACCACCCTGGAAGCTTCGCTGCGTGCGGCTGACATGGCGTGCTACATGGCGAAGGAAAAAGGTCGCAACCGGGTACAGGTCTATCACGACGACGACTCGGAATTGTCCACCCGTTTCGGCGAAATGGCCTGGATTCAACGCCTGCACATGGCGCTGGAAGACAATCGCTTCTGCCTGTACTCACAGGAGATCGCGGCGTTGAGTCGCGACGCGGCCCACAGCAACGGCCACGTAGAGATCCTGCTGCGGCTGCGCGACGAGTCAGGGCGCATGATCCTGCCGGACAGCTTCATCCCGGCCGCCGAGCGCTACGGGATGATGACCACGCTGGATCGTTGGGTGGTGCAAAACGTCTTCAAGATCATTGCCGATTGCCTGATGGACAACCACCGAACCGGGCCCATGGCCACCTGCGCAATCAATCTGTCCGGCACCAGCATCGGTGACGACGCTTTTCTCGAATATTTGCGACAGCAGTTCCAAATCTACGCAATACCTCCTGAACTTATCTGTTTCGAAATCACCGAAACCAGTGCGATCGCCAATTTGGGCAGTGCTATTCGGTTCATTAACGAACTCAAAAGTCTGGGATGCCGTTTTTCACTGGATGACTTCTGTGCAGGCATGTCGTCATTCGCATACTTGAAGCACTTGCCTGTGGATTATTTGAAGATTGATGGCAGCTTCGTAAAAGACATGCTCGACGATCCGGTCAACCGGGCGATGGTGGAAGTGATCAACCATATCGGGCACGTAATGGGCAAACAGACGATCGCTGAGTTCGTTGAAAGCCCACAGATAGAGCAGGCGTTATTGGAAATCGGTGTGGACTACGCTCAGGGGTACGTTATCGAGCGACCGCAATTATTCACCTGTGAATGTCTGCACGCACGGCCCGCGAGGCAGACCCCAATGTTGTTCAGCGCACCCGGGACTTTTCGCTGA
- a CDS encoding ABC transporter ATP-binding protein: protein MESSAHTADAVQTDRLDWQQIRRLALRHKKALWIANGVAVLAVLCSVPIPLLLPLLVDEVLLGKGDTALIFMNQFLPASLHKPVGYIGLMLVTTLCLRLGALLFNVIQARLFAGLAKDIVYRIRIRLIERLKRISLGEYESLGSGTVTAHLVTDLDTVDKFVGETLSKFLVAMLTLTGTAAILVWMHWQLALLILLFNPLVIYATVKLGKRVKHLKKLENDSTSRFTQALTETLDAIQEIRAGNRQGYFLGRLDLRAREVRDFAVASQWKSDASGRASGLLFQFGIDIFRAAAMLTVLFSDLSIGHMLAVFSYLWFMIGPVEQLLNLQYAFYAAGGALTRINELLARADEPQYEGKLNPFVGRETVSIDVSGLCFGYNEELVLDHLDLSITPGEKVAIVGASGGGKSTLVQLLLGLYSPKAGTIRFGGATLQDIGLETVREHVAVVLQHPALFNDTVRANLAMGRERSDEACWQALEIAQLDATIRALPQGLDSVVGRSGVRLSGGQRQRLAIARMVLADPKVVILDEATSALDAATEYNLHQALNRFLSGRTTLIIAHRLSAVKQADRVLVFDGGSIAEDGDHQQLIADGGLYARLYGHLQQL from the coding sequence ATAGAAAGCTCCGCTCACACCGCAGATGCTGTCCAGACGGATCGCCTGGATTGGCAGCAGATTCGTCGTCTTGCCCTCCGGCACAAAAAAGCGCTATGGATCGCTAACGGAGTCGCCGTACTGGCGGTGCTCTGCTCGGTGCCGATTCCTTTGCTCCTGCCGTTACTGGTGGACGAGGTGTTGCTGGGGAAGGGCGACACCGCGCTGATTTTCATGAACCAGTTCCTGCCCGCCAGCCTCCACAAGCCCGTGGGCTACATTGGCTTGATGCTGGTCACGACGCTATGTCTGCGGCTCGGTGCGTTGCTGTTCAACGTGATTCAGGCGCGCCTGTTCGCCGGGCTGGCCAAAGACATCGTTTATCGCATCCGCATCCGACTGATCGAACGACTCAAGCGTATCTCGCTGGGCGAGTACGAAAGTCTGGGCAGCGGGACCGTCACCGCCCATCTGGTCACCGATCTGGATACGGTGGACAAGTTCGTCGGCGAAACCCTCAGCAAATTCCTCGTCGCCATGCTGACATTGACCGGCACCGCGGCGATTCTGGTCTGGATGCACTGGCAGCTGGCGCTGTTGATCCTGCTCTTCAACCCCTTGGTGATTTACGCCACGGTCAAGCTGGGCAAGCGCGTCAAACACCTCAAAAAGCTGGAGAACGACAGCACCTCGCGTTTTACCCAGGCGCTGACCGAAACCCTGGACGCCATTCAGGAAATCCGTGCCGGCAACCGGCAGGGTTATTTCCTCGGCCGTCTGGACTTGCGGGCCAGAGAAGTGCGCGATTTTGCCGTCGCCTCGCAGTGGAAGAGCGATGCGTCGGGCCGTGCCAGTGGCCTGTTGTTCCAGTTCGGCATCGATATCTTTCGCGCAGCGGCAATGCTCACCGTGCTGTTTTCCGACCTGTCCATTGGACACATGCTCGCTGTCTTCAGCTACCTGTGGTTCATGATCGGTCCCGTTGAGCAATTGCTGAATCTGCAATACGCGTTCTATGCGGCGGGCGGCGCGCTGACGCGCATTAACGAACTGCTGGCGCGCGCCGACGAGCCTCAGTACGAAGGGAAGCTCAATCCCTTCGTGGGGCGTGAGACTGTCAGCATCGACGTGAGTGGCCTGTGCTTCGGCTACAACGAGGAGCTGGTCCTCGATCATCTGGACCTGTCGATCACACCCGGTGAGAAAGTGGCAATCGTTGGCGCCAGCGGCGGGGGCAAGAGCACCCTGGTGCAATTGCTGCTGGGCCTCTACAGCCCCAAGGCCGGGACCATCCGTTTCGGTGGCGCTACCCTGCAGGACATCGGGCTTGAAACCGTTAGAGAGCACGTGGCGGTCGTGTTGCAGCACCCTGCATTGTTCAACGACACCGTCAGGGCCAACCTGGCGATGGGTCGCGAGCGCAGCGATGAGGCGTGCTGGCAGGCGCTGGAAATCGCTCAGCTGGACGCGACCATTCGCGCGCTTCCGCAGGGGCTGGACAGTGTCGTCGGGCGTTCCGGGGTGCGGCTGTCCGGCGGCCAGCGTCAGCGCCTGGCGATCGCTCGCATGGTGCTCGCCGATCCCAAGGTGGTGATCCTCGACGAGGCGACCTCGGCACTGGACGCCGCGACCGAGTACAACCTGCATCAAGCGTTGAATCGCTTTCTCAGTGGCCGGACCACGCTGATCATTGCGCATCGCCTGTCGGCGGTGAAGCAAGCAGACCGGGTCCTGGTGTTCGATGGCGGCAGCATCGCCGAGGATGGCGACCATCAACAACTGATTGCTGACGGCGGGCTGTATGCACGTCTCTACGGACACCTGCAACAGCTCTGA
- a CDS encoding DsbA family protein, with translation MCSWCWGFAPLADALVEQAKAAGLPLHLVVGGLRTGSGAALEPNTRRYILEHWQAVHDTTGQAFQFEGALPDGFVYDTEPACRAIVAARSLAPDVAWKLVKEIQHAFYLEGRDVTKASVLAELAEKAGLPRIEFADAFDSAEQHAATASDFSWVQDLGIAGFPTLLAERNGQLALLTNGYQSLEELAPMLSRWLERAASA, from the coding sequence ATGTGTTCGTGGTGCTGGGGGTTTGCACCCTTGGCGGACGCATTGGTCGAACAGGCGAAGGCGGCGGGCCTGCCGTTGCATCTGGTGGTGGGCGGCTTGCGCACCGGCAGCGGGGCGGCACTTGAACCGAACACCCGTCGTTACATCCTTGAGCACTGGCAGGCGGTGCACGACACCACCGGCCAGGCGTTTCAGTTCGAGGGCGCGTTGCCCGATGGCTTCGTTTATGACACCGAACCCGCGTGCCGTGCCATCGTCGCGGCGCGCAGTCTGGCGCCAGACGTCGCCTGGAAACTGGTCAAGGAGATTCAGCACGCGTTTTACCTTGAGGGGCGTGATGTCACCAAGGCGTCGGTGCTGGCGGAGTTGGCGGAAAAAGCCGGTTTGCCACGCATCGAGTTCGCCGATGCCTTCGACAGCGCGGAACAGCATGCCGCCACGGCATCCGATTTCTCTTGGGTGCAGGACCTCGGCATCGCCGGTTTCCCCACCTTGCTGGCCGAACGTAACGGCCAATTGGCTCTGCTGACCAACGGTTACCAATCGCTGGAAGAACTGGCGCCCATGCTCAGCCGTTGGCTGGAGCGCGCAGCCAGTGCGTGA
- a CDS encoding rhodanese-related sulfurtransferase — MTQTAPIVVAALYKFVTLSDYVELREPLLKAMVDNGIKGTLLIAEEGINGTVSGSREGIDGLMAWLKNDPRMDDIDHKESYCDEQPFYRTKVKLKKEIVTLGVEGVDPNKAVGTYVEPQDWNDLIADPEVLLIDTRNDYEVSIGTFEGAIDPKTTTFREFPEYIKANFDPARHKKVAMFCTGGIRCEKASSYMLGEGFEEVYHLKGGILKYLEEVPQEESRWRGDCFVFDNRVTVRHDLTEGDYDQCHACRTPISAEDRASEHYSPGVSCPHCWDTLSEKTRRSAIDRQKQIELAKARNQPHPIGRNYRLLDGNEAQTHEKQTNEA; from the coding sequence ATGACCCAAACCGCACCCATCGTCGTCGCGGCGCTGTACAAATTCGTCACCCTTTCGGACTACGTCGAGCTGCGCGAGCCGTTGCTCAAGGCGATGGTCGACAACGGCATCAAAGGCACGCTGCTGATTGCCGAAGAGGGCATCAATGGCACCGTTTCCGGCAGCCGCGAAGGCATCGACGGGCTGATGGCCTGGCTGAAGAACGATCCGCGCATGGACGACATCGATCACAAAGAGTCGTATTGCGACGAGCAGCCGTTCTATCGCACCAAAGTCAAACTCAAGAAAGAAATCGTCACCCTGGGCGTCGAAGGCGTAGACCCGAACAAAGCGGTCGGCACCTACGTCGAGCCGCAGGACTGGAACGACCTGATCGCCGATCCGGAAGTGCTGCTGATCGACACCCGTAACGATTACGAAGTGTCCATCGGGACGTTCGAGGGCGCCATTGACCCGAAAACCACCACGTTCCGTGAGTTCCCCGAATACATCAAAGCCAACTTCGATCCGGCCAGGCACAAGAAAGTCGCAATGTTCTGCACCGGCGGGATCCGCTGTGAAAAAGCCTCGAGCTACATGCTTGGCGAAGGCTTCGAAGAGGTGTATCACCTCAAGGGCGGCATCCTGAAATACCTGGAAGAAGTGCCGCAGGAAGAAAGCCGGTGGCGGGGCGACTGCTTCGTGTTCGACAACCGCGTGACCGTACGTCATGACCTGACCGAAGGCGACTACGATCAATGTCATGCCTGCCGCACGCCGATCAGTGCTGAAGACCGGGCCAGTGAACACTACTCGCCCGGTGTCAGTTGCCCCCATTGCTGGGATACGCTGAGCGAGAAAACCCGCCGCAGCGCCATCGACCGGCAAAAGCAGATCGAACTGGCGAAGGCGCGTAACCAGCCGCACCCGATCGGCCGTAATTATCGTCTGCTGGATGGCAACGAAGCACAGACCCACGAAAAACAGACCAACGAGGCCTGA
- a CDS encoding BolA family protein, which produces MSMQQRIESALAVFQPEYLQVLNESHMHSRGSDTHYKAVVVSEQFAGLNAVKRHQKVYGLLGGLMGEFHALALHTYTPEEWSKLGAAPASPTCAGGHD; this is translated from the coding sequence ATGAGCATGCAACAGCGAATCGAATCCGCGTTGGCGGTCTTTCAGCCCGAGTACCTTCAGGTGCTCAACGAAAGCCACATGCACAGTCGTGGCTCGGACACTCACTATAAAGCGGTGGTGGTCAGCGAGCAGTTCGCTGGCCTCAACGCCGTCAAGCGTCACCAGAAGGTCTACGGCCTGCTGGGCGGTTTGATGGGTGAGTTCCATGCGCTGGCGCTGCACACCTACACCCCGGAAGAATGGTCGAAGCTCGGCGCTGCGCCGGCTTCGCCGACCTGCGCCGGTGGACATGACTGA
- a CDS encoding DUF2059 domain-containing protein, with product MTRLRAICAAVALACASGQVLAATASHEASAVAFLKLAHADQLGAPIYMQAQQMFAQRFAETKAPDSKKAVLESYQAKANAALDKAIGWDKLQPDMVKLYTDNFTESELKDLVAFYQSPLGKKVQAKMPQISQQSFQMTQEKLQPAVPVVTGLLESMTKELVPAGAKGTAPAAPAKKP from the coding sequence ATGACCCGTCTTCGCGCCATCTGTGCTGCGGTCGCTCTGGCATGCGCCAGCGGCCAGGTTCTCGCCGCCACCGCCAGCCATGAAGCCAGCGCTGTAGCGTTCCTCAAACTGGCCCATGCCGATCAGTTGGGTGCGCCGATTTACATGCAAGCGCAGCAAATGTTCGCCCAGCGTTTCGCCGAAACCAAAGCCCCTGATTCCAAGAAAGCGGTGCTGGAAAGCTATCAGGCCAAGGCCAATGCTGCGTTGGACAAAGCCATTGGCTGGGACAAACTGCAGCCTGACATGGTCAAGCTGTACACCGATAACTTCACCGAATCCGAGCTGAAAGACCTGGTTGCCTTCTATCAGTCGCCGCTGGGCAAGAAAGTCCAGGCCAAGATGCCACAGATCAGCCAGCAATCGTTCCAGATGACCCAGGAAAAACTGCAGCCTGCAGTGCCTGTGGTGACCGGTCTGCTGGAGTCCATGACCAAAGAGCTGGTACCTGCTGGCGCCAAAGGCACCGCACCGGCTGCCCCTGCCAAGAAGCCATAA
- a CDS encoding class II fumarate hydratase: protein MSRTETDSIGPIEVPEDAYWGAQTQRSLINFAIGQERMPLPVLHALALIKKAAARVNDRNGDLPADIARLIEQSADEVLGGKLDDQFPLVVWQTGSGTQSNMNVNEVIAGRANELAGNGRGGKSPVHPNDHVNRSQSSNDCFPTAMHIAAAQAVKEQLLPAIAELSSGIAEQSSRYMTLVKTGRTHMMDATPITFGQELSAYVAQLDYAEKSIRAALPAVCELAQGGTAVGTGLNSPHGFAEAVAAELAALSGLPFVTAPNKFAALAGHEPLTALSGALKTLAVTLMKIANDLRLLGSGPRAGLAEVKLPANEPGSSIMPGKVNPTQCEALSMLACQVMGNDTTITFAASQGHLQLNVFKPVIIHNLLQSIRLLGDGCRNFNEHCIAGMEPDAGKMAEHLERGLMLVTALNPHIGYDKSAQIAKKAYSEGLTLREAALQLGFLTDAEFDAWVRPEKMLEAGSNG from the coding sequence GTGAGCCGTACCGAAACCGACAGCATAGGTCCGATCGAAGTCCCCGAAGACGCTTACTGGGGGGCACAAACTCAACGATCCCTGATCAACTTCGCCATCGGCCAGGAACGCATGCCGTTGCCGGTGCTTCACGCCCTGGCGCTGATCAAGAAAGCGGCGGCCCGCGTCAACGACCGCAATGGCGACCTGCCTGCCGACATTGCCCGCCTGATCGAACAGTCCGCCGATGAGGTGCTTGGTGGCAAGCTCGACGACCAGTTCCCGCTCGTGGTCTGGCAGACCGGCAGTGGTACGCAGAGCAACATGAACGTCAACGAGGTCATCGCCGGACGGGCCAACGAGCTGGCTGGCAACGGTCGCGGCGGCAAGTCGCCGGTCCATCCGAACGATCACGTCAACCGCTCTCAGAGCTCCAACGATTGCTTCCCGACCGCCATGCACATCGCGGCGGCGCAAGCGGTAAAAGAGCAGTTGCTGCCCGCCATCGCCGAGCTCTCCTCGGGGATCGCCGAACAGTCGTCGCGCTACATGACCCTGGTGAAAACCGGCCGTACGCACATGATGGACGCGACCCCGATCACCTTCGGTCAGGAGCTGTCGGCCTACGTGGCACAGCTCGACTATGCCGAAAAGAGCATTCGTGCGGCCCTCCCCGCTGTCTGCGAACTGGCTCAGGGCGGCACCGCCGTCGGCACCGGCCTCAATTCTCCGCATGGTTTTGCCGAAGCGGTGGCCGCTGAACTGGCGGCTTTGTCGGGGTTGCCGTTTGTCACAGCACCCAACAAATTCGCCGCGCTGGCAGGTCACGAGCCGTTGACCGCACTGTCCGGCGCACTGAAAACCCTGGCCGTGACGTTGATGAAAATTGCCAACGACCTGCGCCTGCTGGGTTCGGGCCCGCGTGCCGGTCTGGCAGAAGTCAAATTGCCCGCCAACGAACCTGGCAGCTCGATCATGCCTGGCAAGGTCAACCCGACGCAGTGCGAAGCACTGTCGATGCTGGCGTGCCAGGTCATGGGCAATGACACCACGATTACCTTCGCGGCCAGTCAGGGTCACCTGCAACTGAACGTGTTCAAACCGGTGATCATTCACAACCTGTTGCAATCGATCCGGTTGCTGGGCGACGGCTGCCGCAACTTCAACGAACACTGCATCGCGGGCATGGAGCCTGACGCCGGGAAGATGGCTGAGCACCTGGAGCGCGGCCTGATGTTGGTCACGGCGCTGAACCCACATATCGGTTACGACAAATCCGCGCAAATCGCCAAGAAAGCCTACAGCGAAGGGCTGACCCTGCGCGAAGCTGCGCTGCAACTGGGCTTCCTCACGGACGCCGAGTTCGACGCCTGGGTCCGTCCGGAGAAGATGCTCGAGGCCGGTAGCAATGGCTGA
- a CDS encoding NAD(P)H-dependent oxidoreductase — protein MAEPISGATPLEGYGKRILMVIGTPKTISLGHALGEAYAQGARSQGHVVRVLKLEELDFDPVLRGGYESSQTLEHDLLEAQREIHWAQHLVFVYPVWWGGLPSLLSGFFDRVFMPGFAFKAHGRHHPSNELLKGRTAELLVTLDTPSRYFRWVLKAPAHRQMTKAILEFCGIKTTRLTEFSPVRTSTEEQRQQWIHQAEALGKR, from the coding sequence ATGGCTGAGCCGATCAGCGGCGCCACCCCACTGGAAGGGTATGGCAAACGCATCCTGATGGTCATCGGTACGCCGAAGACCATCAGCCTGGGTCACGCGCTGGGTGAGGCTTATGCCCAAGGCGCGCGGAGTCAGGGTCATGTGGTGCGCGTGCTGAAGCTGGAAGAACTGGATTTTGACCCGGTGCTGCGTGGCGGCTATGAATCAAGTCAGACGCTGGAGCATGATCTGCTGGAGGCTCAGCGAGAGATTCATTGGGCCCAGCATCTGGTGTTCGTTTATCCGGTCTGGTGGGGCGGGCTCCCCAGCCTGCTCAGTGGATTCTTCGACCGGGTGTTCATGCCCGGTTTCGCCTTCAAGGCCCACGGCCGTCATCATCCGTCGAACGAGCTGCTCAAGGGCCGGACCGCCGAGTTGCTGGTGACGCTGGACACGCCTTCACGCTACTTTCGCTGGGTGCTCAAAGCCCCGGCGCATCGGCAGATGACGAAGGCGATTCTGGAGTTCTGCGGGATCAAAACCACCCGCCTAACGGAATTTTCCCCGGTTCGCACGTCGACCGAGGAACAGCGGCAGCAGTGGATTCATCAGGCTGAAGCGCTGGGTAAACGCTGA
- a CDS encoding DUF6316 family protein has protein sequence MLSKREQDPETAVHFRSDRVSRVNGLYFFSTRENTLEGPFFSKEDAARETEAYIRRMQGARLSQAEHPSSSLNG, from the coding sequence ATGTTAAGCAAGCGTGAGCAAGATCCCGAGACCGCCGTGCACTTTCGCAGCGACCGCGTCTCTCGCGTCAACGGCCTGTATTTTTTCAGCACCCGGGAAAACACCCTGGAAGGCCCTTTTTTCAGCAAAGAGGACGCCGCGCGGGAGACGGAAGCGTATATCCGACGCATGCAGGGCGCGCGACTTTCACAGGCTGAGCACCCTTCGTCCTCCCTTAATGGCTGA
- a CDS encoding tRNA-uridine aminocarboxypropyltransferase, protein MSRARCERCLRPENHCLCALIPALDSRTRVLILQHPSEVNHALNTARLAVLGLNNAELVVGEVFDDLETLLDVPGYQARLLFPGEGATTLIAQADEAEPVLLVIPDGTWRKARKLLHLNPLLAALPRVTLDNPPPSRYRLRKAPGAEALSTLEAITHALRTLEPDRSFEPLLTPFDALIEGQIAAMGEQTFRRNHS, encoded by the coding sequence ATGTCCCGTGCTCGCTGTGAGCGTTGCCTGCGTCCCGAGAATCATTGCTTGTGCGCACTGATTCCCGCCCTCGACAGTCGCACCCGCGTGCTGATCCTGCAGCACCCCAGCGAGGTCAATCACGCCTTGAACACGGCGCGCCTTGCGGTGCTGGGCTTGAACAATGCCGAGTTGGTCGTGGGCGAGGTGTTCGACGATCTTGAGACGCTGCTCGACGTGCCGGGTTATCAGGCCAGGCTGTTATTTCCGGGGGAGGGCGCGACGACCCTCATCGCGCAAGCGGACGAGGCGGAACCCGTGTTGCTGGTGATTCCCGACGGCACCTGGCGCAAGGCCCGCAAACTGCTGCACCTCAATCCACTCTTGGCTGCTTTGCCGCGAGTGACGCTGGACAATCCACCGCCCTCGCGTTACCGGTTGCGCAAGGCACCGGGCGCTGAGGCGTTGTCCACCCTGGAAGCGATTACCCACGCGCTGCGCACGCTGGAACCGGATCGTTCGTTCGAGCCGCTGCTAACGCCGTTCGATGCGTTGATCGAAGGACAGATTGCGGCGATGGGGGAGCAGACGTTTCGCCGCAATCATTCCTGA
- a CDS encoding LysR family transcriptional regulator, translating to MANALPDLKLLRIFVCVVRHQGFASAQQELNLSTSAISTYMSQLESALGIVLCHRGRGGFSLTSKGELFHQETLRLLGELEGFELYAAALKGELRGTLNLGVLDSTVSDRALPFAEVIGAYSEEHPAVHLHLSVMSPYELQLGVLDNRLDLAIGSFSTRMNGLLYQPLYREQHWLYCSSRHPLFAERRIPEPVITQQRMVGRGYWSQAELARHGFKHSAATVESMEAQLILVLSGAYIGYLPEHYAQSWVDSGHLRVLLPATFGYQAPFSMILRRGRSREPLIQTFRDLLKAQLNPL from the coding sequence ATGGCCAACGCACTACCCGATCTGAAACTGCTGCGTATCTTCGTCTGTGTGGTGCGCCATCAGGGCTTTGCCAGCGCGCAACAGGAACTCAATCTGTCGACGTCGGCGATCAGCACGTACATGAGTCAGCTCGAGTCGGCGCTGGGTATCGTCTTGTGCCACCGTGGTCGGGGCGGTTTCAGTCTGACCAGCAAGGGCGAGTTGTTCCATCAGGAAACCTTGCGCCTGCTGGGTGAGCTTGAGGGTTTCGAGCTCTATGCGGCAGCGCTCAAGGGCGAGCTGCGCGGAACGTTGAACCTTGGGGTGCTGGACTCGACGGTCAGTGATCGGGCGCTGCCGTTTGCAGAGGTGATCGGCGCGTACAGCGAAGAGCACCCGGCCGTGCATTTGCACCTCTCGGTGATGAGCCCTTATGAACTGCAGCTGGGTGTGCTGGATAACCGGCTGGACCTGGCCATCGGTTCTTTTTCCACGCGCATGAACGGTCTGCTCTATCAGCCGCTCTACCGCGAACAGCACTGGCTGTATTGCAGTAGCCGCCACCCGTTGTTTGCCGAACGGCGGATCCCGGAGCCGGTGATCACTCAGCAGCGCATGGTCGGTCGTGGTTACTGGAGTCAGGCGGAACTGGCCCGGCACGGTTTCAAACACAGTGCTGCCACTGTGGAGAGTATGGAGGCGCAACTGATTCTGGTGCTTTCCGGTGCGTACATCGGTTATCTGCCAGAGCATTACGCACAGTCCTGGGTCGACTCCGGGCATCTGCGTGTGCTGTTGCCAGCGACGTTCGGCTACCAGGCGCCATTCTCGATGATCCTGCGCCGGGGACGGAGCCGCGAGCCTCTGATTCAGACCTTCCGCGACCTGCTCAAAGCGCAGCTCAACCCGCTTTAA